A single window of Hemibagrus wyckioides isolate EC202008001 linkage group LG28, SWU_Hwy_1.0, whole genome shotgun sequence DNA harbors:
- the sympk gene encoding symplekin: MESGEKQQRSSLASQFFTGTEDTSIDMTTNEKVVDLLNQAALMSTDDKLTALKQVQELIINKDPSLLDNYLDEMLAFQNDKSIEVRKFVIGFIEEACKRDNELLLKLLGNLNIMLKDESVNVVKKAILTLTQLYKVTLQWLLRTKSISDVQEGCWDMVTQMKGEVLAQLDSDNDGVRTHAIKFTESLIITLSPRTSDSDVPKKQEGDISLDKVPKDHSYIRYDVLCEEGKSALEQLLKFMVHPAISSINLTTALGSLATLARQRPMFMSEVIQAYETLHANLPPTLAKSQVSSVRKSLKLHLVSVLRHPSSVDFHSQISTLLLDLGMAQNEITRCIPAAAQVRKRPRHEPYSEGKRIKIEPTLIEDDDDKEEPAPVIAPKPLATTGTQSAIDITAEFLLPLLTPENVANLVLISMVYLPDNMPASFQATYTPVESAGTDSQIKHLARLMATQMTSSGLGPGLEQCKARDEEGKEREADTAVAETSSKDPIIIRKASALSLGQAISVVGAYKTEMTEEIPQAKKLPEPILPITQPKAPGSSGRKKVFRLADVVQPLSDSQIDKLNSMAVRRILQSEKAIARSGMSHVRVKLLARLITQFKGAMKDDMLRFILEDIRSRIDLAFALLYQEYNQYLSQLPSGSLDSYEHSLFTLLSGLQERPEQRDGLFNKLVLEAPLITDSALEVIRRYCEDESRVYLGMPTLKDLILKRPSRQFQYLHVLLDLSSHEKEKVRSAALNIIKWMYEKDHLRDYIEKFALNYMQLLVHPNPPSLLFGVGEDTEVAAPWTEETVRQCLYLYLSLLPLNHRLVHELAAVYTEAIADIKRSVLRVIEQPIRGMGMNSPDLLLLVENCPKGAETLVTRCLHILTDKVPPSPDLVERVRDLYHKRVPDVRFLIPVINGLEKKEVIQALPKLIKLNPIVVKEVFNRLLGTQHSEGSSTVSPLTPGELLIALHNIDSTKCDMKSIIKATNLCFGEKNVYTSEVLAVVMQQLMDQSPLPMLLMRTVIQSLTMYPRLGGFVMNILSRLIPKQVWKYPKVWEGFVKCCQRTKPQSYTVLLQLPSAQLASVFERCPEMREPLLQHVRSFTPHQQAHIPSSIMAILEANTRMPEPEPPQHEPEHIKVQEERETHSQQFVRPITQVETPAPVVVTPPELAPPVAVARREEIEEPMEEGEAGNERLEIATETTTQSEVLENESGATSVSQAKTEEPMETNSAEPVEDQPHEIVEDSGGEPDIRADDPE, encoded by the exons ATGGAGTCTGGAGAAAAGCAGCAGCGCTCCAGCCTTGCTTCCCAGTTTTTCACCGGGACAGAGGATACATCCATCGATATGACCACTAATGAAAAG GTTGTGGACCTTCTGAACCAGGCTGCTTTAATGTCCACCGATGATAAACTCACTGCCCTTAAGCAG GTGCAAGAGTTGATTATTAATAAGGACCCTTCACTGCTTGACAATTACTTGGAT GAGATGCTAGCGTTTCAGAATGATAAATCAATTGAAGTGAGGAAATTTGTTATTGGCTTCATCGAAGAAGCGTG TAAAAGAGACAACGAGCTGCTGCTGAAGCTGTTAGGGAATTTAAACATAATGTTAAAGGACGAGAGTGTCAATGTCGTAAAGAAGGCCATCCTGACCCTCACTCAGCTTTACAAAGTCACGCTGCAG TGGCTACTGCGCACGAAGAGCATCTCGGATGTGCAGGAGGGATGCTGGGACATGGTGACCCAGATGAAGGGGGAGGTTCTCGCTCAGCTCGACTCGGACAACGATGGCGTTCGCACGCACGCCATCAAATTCACAGAgtcactcatcatcacactgtCACCACGCACCTCTGATTCGGACGTCCCAAAGAAGCAGGAAGGAGACATCAGCCTGGACAAAGTTCCAAAGGATCATTCATATATTCGCTATG ATGTCCTGTGTGAAGAGGGAAAGTCTGCTCTGGAGCAGCTCCTGAAGTTCATGGTTCATCCGGCTATCTCCAGCATTAATCTGACCACAGCTCTAGGCTCACTGGCCACGCTAGCTAGACAGAGACCCATGTTCATGTCTGAGGTCATACAAGCTTACGAGACTCTACATG cCAATCTTCCCCCGACACTTGCCAAGTCTCAGGTAAGCAGTGTGCGTAAGAGCCTTAAGCTGCATCTAGTGTCTGTGCTGCGGCACCCGAGTAGCGTGGACTTCCACAGCCAGATCTCCACACTCCTGCTGGACCTGGGGATGGCCCAGAACGAGATCACTCGCTGTATTCCTGCTGCTGCACAGGTTCGCAAGAGACCACGGCACGAGCCTTACAGCGAGGGCAAGAGGATCAAAATAG AACCCACTCTGATTGAAGATGATGACGATAAGGAGGAGCCAGCACCCGTCATCGCTCCCAAGCCACTGGCCACCACAGGCACGCAGTCTGCCATAGATATCACCGCTGAGTTCCTGCTGCCTCTGCTCACACCTGAGAATGTGGCCAACCTG GTGCTGATTAGCATGGTGTACCTGCCGGACAACATGCCAGCCTCCTTCCAAGCTACTTACACACCTGTGGAGTCAGCAGGCACAGACTCCCAAATCAAACATCTGGCCAGGCTCATGGCCACACAAATGACATCAAGTGGACTTGGTCCAG GTCTGGAGCAGTGCAAAGCCAGAGATgaagaagggaaggaaagagagGCAGATACTGCTGTGGCGGAGACCAGTTCTAAAGATCCCATCATTATCCGGAAAGCATCAGCGTTGTCTCTGGGCCAGGCCATCTCTGTAGTTGGGGCTTACAAGACCGAAATGACGGAGGAAATTCCTCAGGCCAAGAAACTTCCAGAACCCATTTTACCTATTACACAGCCAAA AGCACCTGGGAGCAGCGGACGAAAGAAAGTCTTCCGACTGGCCGACGTGGTCCAGCCCTTGTCTGACTCGCAAATCGATAAGCTAAACAGCATGGCCGTCAGACGCATCCTCCAATCAGAAAAGGCTATCGCAAGAAGCGGGATGTCCCAC GTTCGCGTGAAGCTGCTAGCAAGACTGATCACTCAGTTCAAAGGAGCAATGAAGGACGACATGCTGCGTTTCATCCTGGAGGATATCCGGAGCCGCATCGACCTGGCATTCGCTCTTCTCTATCAGGAGTACAACCAGTACCTGAGCCAGCTGCCATCTGGGTCGCTGGACAGTTATGAGCACAGCTTGTTCACGCTGCTCTCGGGACTACAGGAGCGGCCTGAACAGAGAGACGG gCTGTTCAATAAGCTGGTGCTTGAGGCTCCTCTGATCACAGACTCAGCCCTGGAGGTGATCCGGCGCTACTGTGAGGACGAG tctcGTGTTTACCTCGGCATGCCCACTCTGAAAGATCTCATCCTGAAACGCCCTTCCAGACAGTTCCAGTACCTTCACGTGCTCCTGGATCTCAGCTCtcatgagaaagaaaaa GTGCGCTCAGCTGCTCTGAACATCATCAAGTGGATGTATGAGAAGGACCACCTGAGAGACTACATCGAAAAGTTTGCTCTGAACTACATGCAGCTGCTCGTCCACCCGAACCCGCCCTCGCTACTGTTCGGAGTCGGAGAGGACACAG AGGTGGCAGCTCCCTGGACGGAGGAGACGGTGAGACAGTGCCTGTACCTCTACCTCTCGCTCCTTCCTCTCAACCACCGCTTGGTCCACGAGTTAGCCGCTGTCTACACCGAAGCCATCGCTGACATCAAGCGCAGTGTGCTCCGCGTCATCGAGCAGCCT ATCAGGGGAATGGGCATGAACTCTCCAGATCTGCTGCTGCTTGTTGAAAACTGTCCCAAAGGGGCAGAGACTCTGGTCACTCGCTGTCTGCACATATTGACCGATAAAG TGCCTCCGTCTCCAGACCTGGTGGAACGAGTACGAGATCTCTATCACAAACGGGTGCCAGACGTGCGCTTCCTCATCCCGGTCATCAACGGCCTGGAAAAG AAAGAGGTGATCCAGGCTTTACCCAAACTCATCAAGCTCAACCCTATAGTAGTCAAGGAGGTCTTCAATCGCCTGCTGGGCACGCAACACA GTGAAGGAAGTTCCACCGTGTCTCCACTGACTCCTGGTGAACTCCTCATCGCTCTCCATAACATCGACTCCACCAAGTGTGACATGAAGTCCATCATCAAAG CTACGAACCTGTGCTTCGGTGAGAAGAATGTGTACACGTCAGAGGTGCTGGCTGTGGTGATGCAGCAGCTAATGGACCAGAGTCCTCTCCCTATGTTGCTCATGCGAACCGTCATCCAGTCGCTTACAATGTACCCTCGCCTAGGCGGCTTTGTCATGAACATCCTCTCTCGCCTGATCCCCAAACAG gtgtggaagTACCCCAAGGTGTGGGAAGGTTTCGTGAAGTGCTGCCAGCGCACCAAGCCGCAGTCCTACACTGTTCTGCTGCAGCTGCCTTCTGCACAGCTAGCCAGCGTGTTCGAGCGTTGTCCGGAGATGAGGGAGCCTCTCCTACAGCATGTCCGCTCCTTCACCCCACACCAG CAAGCCCACATTCCATCATCCATCATGGCTATTTTGGAAGCCAACACTAGGATGCCAGAGCCAGAACCACCCCAGCATGAACCTGAGCACATAAAAgtgcaggaagagagagag ACACACTCCCAGCAATTTGTGAGGCCCATAACACAAGTGGAAACTCCAGCTCCTGTTGTAGTGACTCCTCCTGAACTAGCACCTCCTGTGGCAGTAGCCAGGAGAGAGGAAATTGAGGAGCCTATGGAGGAAGGAGAGGCGGGTAACGAACGTCTAGAGATCGCCACCGAAACCACAACACAA AGCGAAGTACTTGAAAATGAATCCGGAGCCACCAGTGTTTCCCAGGCAAAGACAGAGGAACCAATGGAGACGAATAGCGCTGAGCCTGTAGAAGACCAGCCGCATGAAATAGTGGAAGATAGTGGAGGAGAACCTGATATACGAGCAGACGATCCTGAATGA
- the rsph4a gene encoding radial spoke head protein 4 homolog A, whose amino-acid sequence MENSVEDLSDQKQQAAACFKAFLLKNSTKTNLNLYDHMVRVLTRVMDERLENAVDVIEDLSLEVKRSMLQEKQSTLRDTPSTTSSELLAEQQRVLFNHVDEGEHEEMETPLPNVAELTFFLEQTGVGLGREEMQRILLALKQLVDIQPLQRCRFWGKILGIEGNYIVAEVEFRDGEEEEEVEGAEEVQEDKEKEEQAQEEEELDPVPKSSYKPPAPVPKEPRRSGTNKFTYFVCREPGLPWVRLPDVTPAEITIARQIRKLFTGRLDAPIVSYPPFPGNEANYLRAQIARISAGTQVSPLGFYQFREEEGEEEEEGARDSVEENLDFESISVHAMVESLSAWVHHIQHILMQGRCVWVNLAEKTENLLDDDAEEEEKEEEPDEPEPEVGPPLLTPLSEDAEVNNTPPWSTRISSNLISQYAIAFVRSNLWPGAYAYVCGKKFENIYIGWGLKYLGEGFTPALPPPPQPEYPSGPEITEALDPSLQEEEALKEAQEEQQAALEDNDAMDGEEEEEEEEEEEN is encoded by the exons ATGGAGAATTCTGTGGAAGATCTATCTGACCAAAAGCAGCAGGCTGCAGCGTGCTTTAAAGCTTTCCTGctgaaaaacagcacaaaaaCAAACCTCAACCT CTACGATCATATGGTTCGGGTGCTGACCAGAGTGATGGACGAGCGACTGGAGAACGCGGTAGATGTGATTGAAGATCTGAGCCTGGAGGTTAAGCGCAGCAtgctgcaggagaaacagagcaCGCTGCGGGACACTCCGTCCACGACTTCCTCCGAGCTGCTGGCTGAGCAACAGAGAGTACTGTTTAACCACGTGGACGAGGGAGAACACGAAGAG ATGGAAACACCCCTGCCCAATGTGGCTGAGCTGACCTTCTTCCTGGAGCAGACTGGGGTTGGTCTGGGACGGGAGGAGATGCAGAGGATCCTTCTGGCCCTGAAGCAGCTGGTGGATATTCAGCCCCTGCAACGTTGCCGATTCTGGGGCAAAATCCTGGGTATCGAAGGAAACTACATAGTGGCTGAAGTGGAATTCAGGGACGgcgaggaagaagaagaagtagaaggaGCGGAGGAAGTGCAAGAAGACAAGGAGAAAGAAGAACAGGCtcaagaagaggaggag CTGGATCCCGTCCCCAAGTCAAGTTACAAACCACCCGCCCCAGTCCCTAAAGAACCTCGTCGCTCCGGCACCAACAAGTTCACCTACTTTGTGTGCAGAGAGCCGGGCTTGCCCTGGGTCCGCCTTCCTGACGTCACTCCAGCTGAGATCACAATCGCGCGACAAATTCGTAAGCTCTTCACTGGGCGCCTAGACGCTCCCATTGTGAGCTATCCGCCATTCCCAGGTAATGAAGCCAACTATCTGCGTGCCCAGATTGCTCGCATTTCTGCAGGCACCCAGGTCAGTCCACTAGGTTTCTATCAGTtcagggaggaggagggggaagaggaggaagagggagcGCGAGACAGTGTTGAGGAGAACCTTGACTTCGAGAGTATCTCTGTGCACGCGATGGTCGAGTCGCTGTCGGCATGGGTCCACCACATCCAGCACATTCTCATGCAG GGTCGTTGTGTGTGGGTCAATCTGGCTGAAAAGACAGAGAATCTCCTTGATGACGAtgcagaggaagaggagaaggaggaagaaccTGACGAGCCCGAGCCTGAGGTTGGTCCGCCGCTTCTCACACCACTGTCTGAAGACGCAG AGGTTAATAACACTCCACCCTGGAGTACCAGGATCTCTTCAAATTTAATCTCCCAGTATGCCATTGCTTTTGTGCGCTCCAACTTGTGGCCTGGAGCTTATGCGTACGTGTGTGGCAA AAAGTTTGAGAACATCTACATTGGCTGGGGGCTGAAGTACCTGGGCGAGGGCTTTACCCCAGCGCTGCCTCCTCCTCCACAGCCCGAGTACCCCAGTGGCCCTGAGATTACAGAGGCACTGGACCCCAGTCTGCAGGAGGAAGAGGCTCTGAAGGAAGCACAAGAGGAGCAGCAGGCTGCGCTGGAGGACAACGATGCGATGGACGgcgaggaagaagaggaagaggaggaagaagaggaaaactAA
- the napaa gene encoding N-ethylmaleimide-sensitive factor attachment protein, alpha a has protein sequence MDYSGKEKEALALIEAADKKMQMSASLFGKFFGSSSKAEEACDMYTRAANMFKMAKNWHAAGDAFCKAARVHLKTQSKHNAAVCFIDAGNAYKKADPQEAIKCLTRAIDIYTDMGRFTIAAKHHVTIAEIYESDLLDVDKAVAHYEQAGDYYKGEESTSSANKCLLKVATYAAQLEQYQKAIQLYEQIGTYCMDNTLLKYGAKDHFFKAALCHFCVDMLNAKLAVQRYEEMFPAFSDSRECKLIKKLLNAHEEQDVDSFTNAVKEFDSITRLDQWHTTMLLRIKKSIQEDESDLR, from the exons atggattattctggaaaagaaaaagaagcctTGGCTCTGATCGAGGCAGCTGATAAGAAAATGCAAATGTCGGCGTCGTTGTTTGGCAAGTTTTTCGG GAGCTCATCTAAAGCAGAGGAAGCGTGTGACATGTACACGAGGGCCGCCAATATGTTCAAGATGGCCAAGAACTGGCATG CTGCAGGAGATGCGTTCTGCAAAGCTGCACGAGTGCACTTGAAAACCCAGAGCAAGCACAACGCTGCTGTCTGCTTCATCGACGCCGGCAACGCCTACAAAAAAGCAGATCCACAAG AGGCCATCAAGTGTCTGACCCGAGCCATCGACATCTACACTGACATG GGACGTTTCACCATCGCAGCCAAACACCATGTGACTATAGCAGAAATCTATGAGTCTGATTTACTGGATGTTGATAAG GCGGTTGCGCATTACGAGCAGGCCGGTGATTACTACAAAGGAGAAGAGTCTACAAG CTCTGCCAACAAGTGCCTTCTTAAAGTAGCCACGTACGCTGCTCAGCTAGAACAGTACCAGAAAGCTATACAGCTGTATGAACAG ATCGGGACCTACTGCATGGACAACACCCTGCTGAAGTACGGCGCTAAAGATCACTTCTTCAAAGCAGCACTGTGTCACTTCTGTGTGGATATGCTGAACGCCAAG CTGGCTGTTCAACGATATGAGGAAATGTTTCCTGCTTTCTCAGACTCCAGGGAGTGCAAACTCATAAAG aaacttCTCAATGCGCACGAGGAGCAGGATGTGGATTCATTCACAAACGCT GTGAAGGAGTTCGACTCGATCACGCGGCTGGATCAGTGGCACACCACCATGTTGCTGCGGATCAAGAAGAGCATTCAGGAAGATGAGAGCGATCTCCGCTAA
- the si:dkeyp-117b8.4 gene encoding zinc finger BED domain-containing protein 4, producing the protein MEFPGRRRPGSLGTSTLRRRMDRMLPFSERRTSKVWNHYTQLSMHRVECNHCKRQLSFHNSTTSMREHLGRKHSIRDGAVPPPNTAEVPNPSALRQHIAASTLLNGRFATSNATMDVPTGSFQPVVPVIVKEEQHEELSAEAGEAKHTCSTYVPGSAGGVGTSNANSIPNQDVEPSYRFSPDELNTTLNNSGGSNNSGARGCSDKRAGLVTDLILEMVYRDLQPFSVVEERGFRLLLSCLEPNYPVPSPSLLGNLLWHRYHILKQCLQQHLQTGLSARCLAICTEHWRSVEGCGVEGSGQFYLTVSAHFVDSNWQLARCVLETRPIPEYKGTNSGPAKFAYTLKAVLSEFHLPESYVFCVVYDTPWGIECRRQGSMTLDQDYQQEFPGPSHAPMQSLPEGWEPILCAEEALKMCVQEGLYVETVRQALADARGIVLHFQHDVNAAAALNQKAEAANKGAARLVLDDPGRWATAIDMCERLLELKWVVSSVLEEQKAAPNLADHQWRLIHELVPVLRTVRIAASFLSEDINASISSLMPCLQGVSRILGQNMAECSCPVVRGVMERIRNGMEKRWRLTDEESLLDSPAVLSSFLDPRFKEMRFLSPHARSKLHDKVKELLSVQAYTDDREVDQDIDRGLEVRENETGGEPAVLGLDDQLPIPTVASLDSPESCASCAEEGDSIELQQNENFVAVSSPEPISENIIVGSPSKETGGRKRTANMAGLSSPLACDRQLAGRMRISPVPQSMYDILLGEDPTERMPEIQQQLENYIAEPLCKRSLSPLHWWRNKEHRFPAVARLARKYLSIPATAIPADRAFAPRESPVAHRRAMLGPEYLDQVLFLHQNCDYVEQLKGGLSGHRESDHNSGLSGNQSRDSLYQTLVSYDNKV; encoded by the coding sequence ATGGAGTTCCCAGGTCGGAGACGCCCTGGAAGTCTCGGCACGTCGACTCTGAGGAGAAGGATGGATCGCATGTTACCTTTCTCGGAACGTCGCACGTCCAAAGTATGGAACCACTACACCCAGCTTAGTATGCATCGAGTCGAGTGTAACCATTGCAAACGGCAGCTGTCCTTTCACAACAGCACTACCTCGATGAGAGAACACCTGGGACGGAAACACAGCATTCGTGATGGAGCTGTTCCACCACCCAACACAGCTGAAGTCCCAAACCCCTCAGCATTACGTCAACACATCGCTGCGTCCACGTTACTTAATGGCAGGTTTGCGACGTCCAACGCGACCATGGACGTGCCGACTGGATCATTCCAGCCGGTAGTACCTGTTATTGTCAAAGAGGAGCAGCATGAAGAACTATCGGCCGAGGCAGGTGAGGCCAAACATACCTGCTCTACATATGTCCCTGGTTCTGCAGGAGGAGTTGGCACTTCGAATGCTAATTCCATTCCCAATCAGGATGTAGAACCATCTTACAGATTTTCCCCAGATGAGCTTAACACCACACTCAACAACAGCGGTGGGAGCAACAACAGTGGCGCCAGGGGTTGCAGTGATAAGCGGGCAGGACTCGTCACAGATCTTATTTTGGAGATGGTGTACAGAGACTTGCAACCTTTCTCAGTCGTAGAAGAGAGGGGATTCAGACTCTTGCTTAGTTGCCTTGAACCCAATTATCCCGTCCCATCACCTTCTTTGCTCGGAAACCTTTTGTGGCATCGCTACCACATTCTCAAGCAATGTCTTCAGCAGCATCTTCAAACAGGCCTTTCTGCCCGCTGTCTGGCCATTTGCACAGAACACTGGCGTTCTGTTGAAGGATGTGGGGTTGAAGGAAGTGGCCAGTTCTACCTCACTGTCAGTGCACATTTTGTTGACTCTAACTGGCAACTGGCCCGCTGTGTTTTAGAGACTCGGCCAATACCAGAATACAAAGGCACGAACAGTGGGCCTGCCAAGTTTGCATACACATTGAAAGCAGTTCTTTCAGAGTTCCACCTCCCTGAGAGTTAcgtgttctgtgttgtttatgatACTCCCTGGGGTATAGAGTGCAGGAGGCAGGGAAGCATGACTCTTGATCAAGACTATCAACAGGAATTTCCTGGACCCAGTCATGCTCCCATGCAGTCCCTTCCAGAAGGATGGGAACCAATTCTTTGTGCCGAGGAGGCTCTCAAAATGTGCGTCCAAGAGGGACTTTACGTAGAGACTGTCAGACAGGCGCTTGCAGATGCTCGTGGAATCGTTCTACACTTCCAACATGATGTTAATGCTGCAGCAGCTTTAAATCAGAAAGCAGAAGCTGCCAACAAAGGTGCAGCACGGCTGGTCCTAGATGACCCAGGCCGCTGGGCCACAGCCATCGACATGTGTGAAAGACTTCTTGAGCTTAAATGGGTGGTTAGCTCTGTGCTGGAAGAGCAAAAGGCGGCACCTAATTTGGCTGACCATCAGTGGCGTTTAATACACGAATTGGTGCCGGTGCTAAGAACTGTACGAATCGCAGCATCCTTTCTGAGTGAAGACATCAATGCCTCGATTTCTTCCTTAATGCCATGCCTCCAAGGTGTGTCACGAATCCTGGGGCAGAACATGGCTGAGTGCAGCTGTCCCGTGGTCAGGGGAGTCATGGAAAGGATCCGCAATGGGATGGAGAAGCGCTGGAGACTGACTGACGAAGAATCTTTGCTCGACAGTCCTGCTGTCTTGTCATCATTCCTGGACCCAAGGTTCAAGGAGATGCGATTTCTCAGCCCACATGCCCGCAGTAAGCTGCACGACAAGGTTAAAGAGCTGTTATCTGTTCAGGCTTACACGGATGATAGAGAGGTTGACCAAGATATAGACAGGGGCTtggaagtgagagagaatgaaactGGAGGGGAACCTGCTGTTTTGGGATTGGATGACCAATTGCCTATTCCCACAGTGGCATCACTGGATTCCCCTGAGTCATGTGCTTCATGTGCAGAGGAAGGTGACAGCATTGAACTTCAACAGAATGAAAATTTCGTAGCGGTCTCATCTCCTGAACCCATTAGTGAAAATATTATTGTGGGTTCACCTTCCAAAGAAACTGGTGGACGTAAAAGAACAGCTAACATGGCTGGACTGTCATCTCCACTGGCATGTGATCGGCAACTCGCTGGCCGAATGCGAATAAGCCCTGTTCCTCAAAGTATGTACGACATTCTTCTAGGAGAGGATCCTACTGAACGAATGCCTGAAATCCAGCAGCAGCTGGAGAATTACATAGCAGAGCCGCTTTGCAAACGTAGCCTCTCGCCTCTTCACTGGTGGCGTAACAAAGAGCACCGCTTTCCAGCTGTGGCCCGACTTGCACGAAAATATCTTTCAATCCCAGCTACTGCTATTCCTGCTGATCGTGCTTTTGCTCCGAGGGAATCCCCTGTGGCCCACAGGAGAGCTATGCTAGGGCCTGAATATCTTGACCAAGTATTGTTTCTTCATCAGAACTGCGATTATGTAGAGCAGCTTAAGGGTGGTCTTTCAGGACATCGAGAGAGTGACCACAACAGTGGTCTGAGTGGGAACCAAAGCAGAGACAGTCTGTACCAGACTTTAGTGTCCTATGATAACAAGGTTTAA
- the znf541 gene encoding zinc finger protein 541 has product MHSRIYLKYPPSTHTQSSPSHPQAPRTFDKLDQHLESISSTKGGSMDMAGDWDQVEQEVQLSPLVIPVSVPVSSKDTPFNKASRDSKISLPIKKHQNVKKSRQPSLLKSLITPNPVAGRYASQLRSPTYLADHLLNFDPPPYTPPPMLSPLRPGSGLYFNTLLQYQPCLPPSSIYSACLDDKDGISLTLDNTVSIKPKINVGSRFQAEIPPLRNPLLILYDEHPAQLVWAPWGDLNTNPETQQNGSFPPHSDLQIKMNTFSFARSFRYHFQVQNGSAACVQSCSTVTEFLDMCCSSVLPGGGTNTELALHCLHEVQGDILAALDLLLVRGDYRTSCHPLSDYHYTGSVHWTAQEMKDFQKALLNQTKDFQLIHKAVRLSKAHEASVTAFLLKVINLFCSYKLNQWPSVWSIITP; this is encoded by the exons ATGCACTCAAG GATATATCTTAAATACCCACCTAGCACGCATACACAGTCCTCACCTTCACATCCACAAGCTCCAAGAACCTTTGACAAGTTGGATCAGCATTTAGAGTCAATCTCGTCAACCAAG ggTGGGAGCATGGACATGGCAGGTGATTGGGACCAGGTGGAACAGGAGGTCCAGCTTTCCCCATTAGTCATCCCAGTTTCTGTCCCTGTCTCAAGCAAAGACACCCCATTCAACAAAGCCTCTAGAGATAGTAAA ATCTCCCTGCCGATCAAGAAGCATCAGAACGTCAAGAAGTCACGTCAACCCAGTCTTCTTAAGAGCTTGATTACACCCAATCCGGTGGCAGGACGTTACGCAAGTCAGCTGCGTTCACCTACCTACCTTGCCGACCACCTGCTGAACTTTGATCCACCGCCCTACACTCCTCCTCCCATGCTAAGCCCGCTACGCCCCGGATCAGGGCTCTATTTCAACACTCTATTGCAGTACCAGCCTTGCCTGCCTCCATCTAGCATCTATTCTGCTTGCCTGG ATGATAAAGATGGGATCTCATTAACATTGGACAATACAGTCAGCATAAAACC AAAGATCAACGTGGGTTCACGTTTCCAAGCTGAGATCCCTCCACTGCGCAATCCTTTGCTTATCCTGTATGATGAGCACCCTGCTCAGCTCGTCTGGGCCCCATGGGGAGACCTGAACACTAATCCTGAGACACAACAGAATGGTTCGTTTCCTCCACACTCGGACTTACAAAtcaaaatgaatacattttcttttgcaaGATCTTTTAGGTACCATTTTCAAGTGCAAAATGGCTCAGCAGCATGTGTACAATCTTGCTCTACAGTTACAGAATTCCTAGACATGTGCTGTTCCAGTGTGCTACCAGGAGGGGGCACCAACACCGAACTTGCACTTCACTGTTTGCATGAAGTTCAAGGAGACATTCTA GCTGCACTGGATTTGCTCTTAGTTAGAGGAGATTATCGGACTTCCTGTCACCCACTCAGTGACTATCACTACACAG GGTCTGTCCACTGGACTGCTCAGGAGATGAAAGACTTCCAGAAAGCCCTTCTCAATCAGACCAAGGATTTTCAGTTAATTCATAAAGCGGTACGATTATCAAAAGCCCATGAAGCCAGTGTTACAGCTTTCCTACTTAAAGtaattaatttgttttgcaGTTACAAACTAAATCAGTGGCCCAGTGTGTGGAGTATTATTACACCATGA